The sequence CGGTGCCGTAGGCGCCGAGCCCGTAGTAGGCCGCGTGCCCGAACGAGAGCAGGCCCGTGTAGCCGTAGAGGAGATTGAAGCCGAGCGCGAAGAGCCCGAAGATCAGCACCTGCGTGGCCAGCGCCTTGTAGGGCACCAGGAACGGGAACACCGCGAAGAACCCCAGGAAGCCCAGGACGGGATGGGCGGCCAGCCAGGCCACGAGACGCCCGATCATTTACCGGCGGCTCCAGCCCGCCGTGAACCGGGGTG is a genomic window of Candidatus Methylomirabilota bacterium containing:
- a CDS encoding branched-chain amino acid ABC transporter permease, whose product is MIGRLVAWLAAHPVLGFLGFFAVFPFLVPYKALATQVLIFGLFALGFNLLYGYTGLLSFGHAAYYGLGAYGTGIALAKLKVGSLWAGLASGLALAVAGGAVIGFLCLRRRGIYFAMLTLAFA